The DNA segment TACTATGGTGCGAGTTGGTACAGGGATTTTTGGAGCCCGCAATTACACTTGATGCACCACAATAAATAATAGGAGATTATTGAGATATGAGCGTATTAGACAAGTTTTTAGATGCAATCCGGTTGAATGATGATTACGACGATGAGGATGAATTCTTTGATGATGATATAGAAGAGGACTTTGAAGATGAAAAACCCAAAAAGCGTTTTTTCAGGACTTTGGATGATGACGACGATTTGGAGGATGACTTTGTAAAACCGAAGAAAAAAACAACAGTTTCCCATCACGAAACAAAGACTGCATCACCTTCATCAAGACAGAGTATGCCGAAACAGTCGAGGTCTGTACAGCCAAAATCGTCTGCAAAAGTAACACCTATGAGAAAAAAACAGGGAGGGAGTGGCATGGAAGTATGTGTGATAAAACCTAATTCTATGGAAGACACCAGAGAAATTGCAGATACGCTTTTGGCGAATTGCACTGTAGTTTTAAATGTGGAAGGAATTGATGTTGAGGTTGCACAGAGAATCATAGATTTTTCTTCCGGATCGTGTTATTCAATCAATGGAAGCCTTCAGAAGGTGTCAAGCTATATCTTTATCCTTACACCGGAAGATGTGGAGATTTCCGGAGATATTCAGGATATCCTGAATGATGCCTTTGAACTCCCCTCAATACGGACAGAGTTCTAGGAGGCCGATGATGGATAAGGGGCTGCAGATCAAAAAGCGGCTGGAAGAACTTGCCGATACGGCTTATCAGAGAAGTATCGTAACTTTTACCGAATTTATGGATTTAGAGGAGCAACATATGTTACATAGTGTAAACTGGAGAGATTATGGTGTAACAGCCAGTCTCTTCGGCGGCTATGATATGGCAGAGCGTCAGATGGCAGCATTTCTTCCTGATGCTCTTGTTTTTGAATGGAAATATCCGTTTGTCTGCGTGAAGATTTTTCCTGAATCCATAAAGTTTTCAGAAACCATAGGCCACAGAGATTTTCTTGGAGCGATTTTAAATCTTGGTATTACAAGGAATCGCCTTGGCGATCTGATTGTGAGGGATAACTGCGGATATGTCTTTGCAGAAGAAAAGATTGCGCACTTTTTGTGCAGCGAACTCACAAGGGTAAAACATACATTGGTAACTGCAGAAATCTGTGAAAGTGTCACGAGTTTTCCCGGTCCCGATGAGAAAGAAATTAAGGGAAGCGTTGCATCACTCCGTCTGGACAGTATGATTGCTCTGGTTTTTGGCGGTTCCAGAACCTCCATAGTCCCATATATTGAAAATGGCAAGGTTTTTGTAAACGGTAAAATGATCGTTTCAAATGGTAATTTACTGAAGAACAACGATATAGTCTCTGTCAGGGGTCTCGGTAAATTCCGGTTTGGACAAGTTTTGCATCACACAAAAAAAGGAAGAAATCTGGTAGTGGTATATCGCTATCAGTAGGAGGACATTCGATGAAATCAATGACAGTACAGACGAACCATATAAAGGGAAATGGTCGGTATGATATCGTGTGGGAAGATAGCTTTTCAGAGCTAATGGGACAGATAAAAAAACTTCATCTGAAGGCAGACAAGTACTGTATTGTGGCAGACAGTAAAGTTGCACGAGTGTATCTTGATAAGGTAAAAGAGATCCTTGAAAAAGAAGGCCTATACGTCACAACTTTTGTATTTCCAGAGGGAGAGTCATCGAAAAATCTCCAGACGATTCAAAATATCTACACGCATCTAATAGGGGAACATTTTGACAGAAAGGATATTCTAGTGGCCCTTGGCGGCGGCGTGACTGGTGACCTGACAGGTTATGCGGCAGCTACCTACCTTCGCGGGATTGATTTTATCTCCATCCCGACAACGCTGCTGGCACAAGTGGACAGCAGTATTGGCGGAAAAACAGGTGTCGACTTTGAACAGTATAAAAATATGGTCGGTGCATTTTACAATCCCAGACTTGTATATATGAATCTCTCGACACTGAACACTTTATCTAACAGACAATTTGCCTGTGGTATGGGGGAGGTACTAAAGACCGGACTTTTGGGTGACGACGATCTGTACATCTGGACGATTAATCACATGTATGAGATTGAAGAAAGAGATCATGAAGTAGTACAAGAACTTATTCGAAGATGTTGTGAGATTAAAAAGCATGTGGTAGAACAGGATCCCGAAGAGGAGGGAATGCGGGCTGTCTTAAACCTTGGACACACGATCGGACATGCGATTGAGAAGCTGAAGGACTTTGATCTGACACATGGAGAATGCGTAGCACTTGGGACTGTCTGCGCAGCAGAGATTTCACATAAGAGAGGTTATCTGTCAACGGAGGAATTTTACGAGATCAGGGATATGAATGTAGGATTTAATCTTCCGATTACTGTAGATGGCATTAATCCCAATGATATTCTTGAAGTTAGCAGGAAAGATAAGAAGGTGGAGCATGGTCTTAGAAGATTTATCCTTCTAAAATCTATAGGAAATGCTGTAATCGATGACACCGTGACTGATGAGGAGATGTTAGAGGCATTTGAATTTATTAATGGAGATCGAATTGATGCAGAGTAAAAAGAAAAACTGTATGTATATTATCATTGCCATACTGGCAATTGCAGCACTTTTGGGATTCGATCAGTGGACGAAGCATCTTGCAGTCGTATATCTGAAGGATAAACCCAACATCGTGCTGATTCAGGGAGTACTCGAGCTGGAGTATCTGGAAAACCGTGGAGCAGCGTTTGGTATTCTTCAGAATCAGCAGTGGCTGTTTGCAATTCTTACAGTCCTTTTTTTGGGGATCTCCTTTTATGTGTTTTGGAAGGTACCGAAAACCTCTCGCTACATGCCCATCTTTTGTGTTTTTATCGTCCTTGCATCTGGAGCTATCGGAAATTTTATTGATCGTCTCAGGGAAAAATATGTGGTCGATTTTATCTATTTTAACCTAATTAATTTTCCAATTTTCAATGTCGCAGATATTTATCTGACCTTGTCTGTGGTGACGATCTTCATTCTTATCTTGTTTGTCTATAAAGATGAGGATTATGACATGATTTTTGGAAAGCGAAGCAAAGATGGAGTTTAATGAGTTGAATTTTGAGATTAAAGATGAGGATGCTCTTCAGCGAGTGGACCAATATCTTTCCGGACAGCTGTCGGATTATTCTCGTTCATTTCTGAATCGGCTGGTAAAAGAACAAAATGTCCTGGTTGATGGTAAGTGTGTGAAACCAAGTTATCAGGTTCATGGGGGTGAAAATGTAAAAATAACACTCCCGGCGAAGAAAAATACAAAACCACAACCAGAAGACATTCCTCTGGATATTCTCTTTGAAGACAGAGACGTGATTGTAGTAAATAAGCCGAAAGGGATGGTTGTGCACCCGGCGCCCGGCAATTATAGTCATACCCTTGTAAATGCTCTGTTGTTTCATTGCGGTGATCAGCTTGCGACTAATGACGAGATGCGTCCCGGTATTGTTCATCGAATCGATAAGGACACAACCGGGGCACTTGTAATATGCAAAAATGATACTGCGTTTGCCAGTCTTAGCGCCCAGCTTGCCGCTCATACTATCACACGCAGGTATCGTGCCATCTGCTGCGGCGAGTTGACCGAAGAGGGGGGTACGATTGAAGGTAATATTGGAAGAAATCCTCATGACAGACTCAAGATGGCTTCCGGTCTTCCACAGGGAAAGCCGGCTGTGACTCACTACCGGGTATTAGAGCGCTTTCACGGATATAGTTATATAGAGTGTCGTCTGGAGACAGGCAGAACACATCAAATTCGCGTTCATATGGCGAGTATTCATCACCCGATCCTGGGAGATGAAGTATATGGTCCGAAAAAAAATATGTTTAAACATCTTCAAGGACAGACGTTGCACGCAATGATTCTGGGATTTCATCATCCCTTATCGGGTGAATATATGGAATTTACAGCGCCATTGCCTGAATATTTCACGGATTTATTGAAAAAAATGAAAAATGTGCTATAATGAATAGAAGAAGGTTTCTACTTTCTTTTCCAAATAAACTGGTTTTCTTTAAGAAGGGAGAGATGCAGTTTGAGAACTATTATAACAATTGGACGACAATATGGAAGCGGTGGTCATCAGATAGGAAAAATACTTTCTGATGAATATGGTATTGGATATTATGATAAGGAACTACTGGACAGAGCGGCAAAGGAAAGTGGAATTGGCAAAGAATTATTTGAAAATCAGGACGAAAAGCCAACTAGCAGTTTTCTCTACTCATTGGTTATGGATACTTATTCTTTTGGACTTGGAGCTAGTCCCTTGTCAGATATGCCTCTGAATCAAAAAGTTTTCCTTGCACAGTTCAATGCAATCCGTAAGATTGCCGATGAGGGAGCCTGTGTGATGATCGGGCGCTGCTCAGACTACGCACTGGCTGAGAATCCAAATCTGTTGAGTATCTATATCCATGCGGATATGCAGACACGAATTCGCAGAATTGCAGCAAAATACGATCTGACAGATGCCAAAGCAAAGGAAAGAATTCAAAAGACAGACAAAAAGCGTGCAAGTTACTATAACTACTATACCAGCAAGAGATGGGGCGATGCGGACAGCTATCACCTTACCTTGGACAGTGGAATACTTGGGATCCAAGGTTGTGTTGATACTATAAAAAAAGTTGTTGAATGGAAAGAGAAATCGGATATAGATAAACAGATGATCTATGATGCGACAAAATATTAAAGGACTGTCCATAATGAAACGTTTATCAAAGATTCAAAAAATGCTAAAGGGAAAAAATATCTCGTATACCTATTCAGAGGAAGATGGATGCGGCAGTGTAGATTTTCTTCACCGTGGTCTTCCCTATCACATCTGGGAATATGCAGATGAAACTACACCTTGCGGTGTGGAGACTAATGTGTTCCATGCAGGACGCACAGAAGAGATTGAGGGCGATTACGAGGATATATTAATTAACGAGATCAAATCATGGTAATAAGAAAAAGCGTTGTCATAAAATATGACAGCGCTTTTTTCAGGCGGGAGGACTGCATGTATGAAATTTGTTTAGTCATCGCTGGAATTGCGGTATATGACTTTAGTTTCGATATAAGATAATTCGTAAGGCATATTCGGATATTTGATCCGGTATAAGATTTGCATTGCAAGGCGCATACCAATATTCTGATTGTAGACATGAACAGTGGTAATGTTCTCGGCAATTGGGCTTTCTATATTGTCATCGAAACCAGTGACAAGTATATCATGTGGAACACGAATGTTTCGTTTGCGTAATGATGAAATTAAGAGGCATGCCACATAGTCACTGGCACAGACAAATGCCTGAGGTATAGAGGAGAGGGTATCGAGAAATAACTCAATTTCCTCTTTATATGTGTCTTCACCAATAGATCCAGTAAGAGTAAGAGTATGATCAAGAGCAAGATTATGGTCATCCAGAGCTCCTAAAAATCCTTCATATCTCTCGTGATTTGACTTTGCGTAGTTTATATCTCCGATAAATCCGAATGTCTTTATTCCTTTATCAATCAAATGCTTTGTAAGTTTAAAAACACTATTATAATTTTCCATTAGAATGACATCTCCGTTTAACTCAGAAGTCGGAACAGAGACTGCAGTATCGAAAAAGACCTTTGGAATGTCACATGTGGAAAGCAGTTTCAAGAGTTTTACATTATAAACATTCATGATGATCATACCCTGTGTATTTCCGTTTGAGAGGGAGGCGGGCAGGATATAATTTTCGTTAATCTTGGATGGCAAGTAAGTATAAACCAGATTTATATTCTGCTTGGAAAATTCTTTTGCAATCTGGTGTATAATCCGCATCCAGAAGATAGATGATTCAGGACGCGATACAGCAAGCGCAATATTGAGAGGTGCATCTGAAGATTCTTTTTTTGATTTATCCGGACGGTCTATTCCTTCTGGGAGTGAATAGTCCATCTCTAATGCCCTGGATATGATTTTATCTTTTAATTCATCAGAAACACCTTCTTTATCGCTGAACACCTTCCAGACAGTAGTTCGCGAGACGCCCAGAGAATCTGCAATATCTTGTAATTTTACTTTTTTCATTTCTACACCTATCTACCCCTATCTGCACTTTATCGTGCTTTCTTTATCTACTATTGAGTTTTCATTAAGCTATTGTATGAAAGCAAATAACACATCCCATTATTTTATAGTATATCATTATATGACTTGGGTTTCAATGACATTTAACATAATGAACGTAATGTTAACTTGATTAAACTAATTTAGAAAAATATTGGATAAAAACATAACAATAAAAAAGATAAATAAATTCTGTTGACATATATTTTAACATATGTTAATATTTCTACATCAAGAACATGGTAAAATATTCATAAATGAACATGACAATATGAATATTAGCCAGAAAAGCTAATCATTGTTAACATATGTTAAATAGGTAAACATATAGGTTGACATGATAGTGAGAAAGGGTGGTGTTATGAGTTCGGTAAACGGAAAAAGGAAAGGACGGGTAAAACGTGTTTTAAAGAGGGACATGTCTCTTTACCTGTTTTGTATTCCGGGTATAATACTGACATTTATCTTCAGCTATGTACCTATGTATGGAGTGCAGTTGGCGTTTCGAAGGTATAACGGTAAGGCAGGTATATGGGGCAGCCCCTGGGTAGGGATGTATTACTTCAAACGTTTCTTTGATTCGCCCTATTTTGTATCAACAATAAAGAATACATTGGTACTGAGCCTTTACAGTTTGATTGTTTCATTTCCAATTCCAATTATCTTAGCTTTGTTGTTGAATTCTTTTCGACATAAGAAATACCGAAAGGTAATACAGACAATTACGTATGCTCCGAATTTCATATCAGTCGTTGTCATGTGCGGTATGATTATTCTCTTCTTGTCTCCATCAGTTGGGGTTATTGGGAATGTATTGAATCATTTCGGAATAGAATCCACAAACCTGATGGCAAAGAAAGAATACTGGAGACACATCTATGTCTGGACGGGTGTCTGGCAGAATACGGGATGGAATTCAGTTATTTATTTTGCGGCTTTGTCTGGTATCAGTCCAGAATTACATGAGGCTGCTCGCTGTGACGGTGCGACAAAGTTCCAGTTGATCAGATACATAGATCTTCCATCCATCTTGCCGACGGCAACGATTCTTTTGATCATGAATTCCGGAAGCATTTTATCGGTAGGATTTGAGAAGGCATTTCTTCTTCAGAACAACTTGAATCTTTCTGTTTCAGAAATCATATCTACCTATGTGTATAAGGTTGGTCTGATTAATAATGATATCTCTTACTCGACCGCTATTGGACTTTTTAATACTGTGATTAACCTTATTATACTGATTATTGTCAATAAAACTGCAGATAAGATGTCCGGAAACAGTTTATGGTAGGAGGGAATAGCATGAATACAAAAAGTGCTGCAAAGACGACAGGAAAGAAAAAAATCAAACGCTGTAAAGAAGATGTTATTTTTGACAGTATCACTTTTATCTTGCTGACATTGATCCTTGTTATTACAGCTTACCCTCTGTATTGGGTTATTATCTCTTCAATCAGTAGTCCGGCGGCTGTATCAGGCGGTGAAGTACTCTGGAGACCAGTAGGATTTACATTAAAAGGCTATGCTGAAGTATTCAAAAACAATGAAGTTATGCGAGGATTTGCCAATTCTATTGTTTACACCGTCTTTGGTGTCCTTGTGAATCTGGTTGTCACACTTCCGACAGCCTATGCATTGTCCAGAAGCTCATTCAGTGGAAAAAAGCCAATCACGGTCTTTTATATGGTGACAATGTTCTTCAGCGGGGGATTGATTCCAACTTATCTGGTGATTAAAGGCTTAAATATGCTAAATACGATGTGGGCGCTGATACTTCCGGGAAGCATGAGTGTCTACAATATGATTGTGGCAAGAACTTTTTTTCAATCGAATATATCTGAGGAATTGTATGAGGCAGCCGAATTGGACGGATGTACGCAGGGGCGTTTTTTCTTCCAGATAGCATTGCCCCTTTCAAAGGCAATTGTTGCAATTCTGGTTTTATATTACGGTGTGGGACACTGGAACGAGTATTTCTCAGGATTAGTATATATTTCAGACAAGGCGAAATATCCATTACAGTTGGTACTTCGCAACATTCTAATTACAAATCAGACCGCACTGTCACAGACAGCAACGACTGCGGCGGCAAGACTGGCACTTCGCGAGAAGCAGCAGTTGATTGATGTTATGAAATATTCGTTGATAATCATCAGCAGCATTCCGGTACTTGTGATTTACCCGTTTATACAGAAGTACTTTGTTAAAGGTGTTATGATCGGGTCGGTGAAAGGGTAAGCGCGTCCAGAAAAACAAATACGCATAGCGTAGTTGAATAAAAAGGAGGTAGAGATATATGAAAAGAAAAGCAATATCATTATTACTTGTGGCACTCACATGTGCAACGGCTTTAACAGGATGTGGAGGTAATGATTCAAAAGAAGGAAAGGGCAAAAAAAACAATAAGGAATCATCGACAGTGTCAGAAGATACAGTAGATGAGAATGGAAAAGTCAATGGGCTGATGAACAAGGAAGGGCTCCCTCTGGTAGATAATCCAGGTGATTATAAGTTCTCGATTTTTGTGGATAATTCCAATGAGTCTGATGAGTTTTATATGCTTAATGAGTTTAAAGAACAGACGAATGTGGATGTAGATCTGAGACGTTTTCCCTTTGAGACGGCGACAGAAAGACTGAATCTTGATTTGAATTCCGGTGATTATGCAGATGTTCTTGGGGGATGGACCTTAAGTGACAGTATGATTCTGACTTACGGTGTTCAGCAGGGAGTATTTATTCCTCTGGAAGATATTTTTAAAAATTATTGTCCGAATATTGAGAGGATTCTGGATTTGCCAGGTGTAAGGGAACAGATGACGGCTCCGGACGGACATATCTATGGCATCCCATATGTGACAGGCGACACTACAGTTGCCTATAGTCCATGGATCAACGAGCGATGGCTGAAAAATGTGAATAAAGAGATGCCAAAGACCACCGATGAATTCGAGGATGTCCTAAAAGCGTTTAAAGATCAGGATGCAAATGGAAATGGGGATCCGAATGATGAAATTCCATTTTCCGCTGATCCCAATAATAAACATATTGAAGCAATGGCCGGATATTTTGGCATGCCAATGAACAAATATGGAGTCGCAGTAAAAGACGGCAAAGTAGTCTATGGGGGTGCCAGTAAAGAGTACAGAGAGTTTTTGAGCTGGTTCCATAAGCTGTTCAAGGAAGGATTGATTGATACAGAACTTTTCACACAAGACAGTGCTACTTGGGAAGGGAAGGGAAATAAGGATCTTTATGGTTCATCCATTGCATACGGAAGTAATGAATTCTCTGGTATTGTAATGGATGACCCAACACAAAAAAGCGAGTTTTCTGCACTTCCAGTCTTAAATACTGACAAAGAAGGTATCTGGCTGCGTGATACGGATGGTTTCAGCACTTTCAGAGCACAGGCTGTAATCACAGATAATGCAAAAAACCCTGAAATTATATGCCGTTGGTTTGATAATGCATTCGAACTTGAAAATGGGATTGGATGTAACAAGGGGCCTGTCGGAGTGAATGTAATCAAGGAAGGTGAAGACTATGTGATCAAGGACATCACAACATTTCCTGCTGATGAACAGGAAAGATTGAGTTGGGGAAATCTATGGATTCAGGAACTTCCCAAATATCTCCCGGCAGATTTCGAATTTAAAGAGGAGAACCCTGCTTACGATGAGAAAAAAGCACTAGAAGAGCAGTATGAACCAGATTTGACAAAAGATATCATCACAGACAATTGGATACCGCTTGAGGATATTGATCGGTTTTCAGATATCAGTACTGCTTTGACCGATTATTTCAACCAGCAGCAAGCTATGTTTGTTATGGGTGAGCAGGATGTCGACGACGATGCATCATGGGATACTTATGTGGAAGGTTTGAAATCTCTCGGTCTTGAGGATTGGGTGAAGATGAGAGAACTTGACGGAATTGCCGAATAAGATAACTGGAAAATATAGGACTTTTATTCGGGTGATAATTGGAAAAGCATATTACAACATAACGTAATATGCTTTTCTTTATCTGAAAAGGTTATGTATAAGTACAATCAATTCAATAAAGGGAGACTATAAAATATGAAGAAAGAAGAAGTAGTGGAACAGGGAGTGCATAATTACAGTGCAGCTGAAGAGTATGTCTGGCCTGCGGATGAGAAAGTTATGAAGAAGCTGGAATGGTTTCAGGATCAAAAACTTGCTCTTATGATGCACTGGGGACCTTATTCCCAGCTTGGAATAGTGGAATCCTGGGCACTTTCTGATGCAGATGCCGAATGGTCCAGAACAGGGATAGATTGGGAGGTCAGTGGTGAGGAGTTCAAAAAACAATATCGTGATCTGAATAAAACCTTTAATCCGATCCGATTTGATCCGGAACAATGGGCAGACATTGCCGCTGACGCAGGCATGCGTTATTTGATTTTTACCACAAAACATCATGATGGATTCTGTATGTGGGACACGAAATATTCCGATTATAAGATAACTGCAGAAGATTGTCCATATCATACCGGAAAATATGCGGATATCTGTGGACATTTATTTGAAGCATTTCGAAAGAAGGGAATTGGAATAGCAGCCTACTTTTCAAAAGCTGACTGGCATGTTGATAATTACTGGGCAAAAGGATATCCGAGAGGAGACTATATGTGGAGGGGGCCCTCTTATGTGCCGGCAGAGCATCCGGAGGAATGGGCAAACTTTGTAAGATTTACAGAAAATCAGATCAAAGAATTAGCGAGTTCTTATGGTCAGATTGATATTATGTGGTTTGACGCTGGGTGGGTATGCAAACAATCCGGACAAGATATCCAGCTTGGAAAAATTATAGATGAAATCAGAAAGTGGCAGCCGGGAATGCTCTGCGCAGACAGGACCGTTGGCGGATCTTATGAAAACTATATTACACCAGAACAATGCGTGCCTGATGAACCACCTGGTGTTCCGTGGGAGAGCTGCATCACTTTGGGGACCTCTTTCTCCTTTGCATATGAAGATGAATATAAATCCCCAAGAGAAGTTATAAATCTCCTTGTAGACATCGTGGCAAAAGGCGGTAATCTTGCGATCAATGTCGGCCCTCAGCCCGATGGAAGATTGCCAAAAGGCGCACAGAACACGTTAAAAGGAATGGGAGAGTGGCTTCGAACATATGGGAATGCGATCTATGAGACCAGAGCATGTGCGCCATATAAAAGAGGAAACATTGCATTTACAAAGAAACGGGATACCATTTATGCCCTGGAGATGTTTCCAGACGAGAAGGAACCTTTACCAGAATCTATATGGATCCCTTATGATGGAAAGGTTGAAGATGTAACAATTATGGGCTCAGGTGAAAAGGCTGTATTTGAAAAGAAAAACGGTGGAATTATGATTCATAATCTTCCGACAGATTTTGAAACACCAATTGCAAGAGTTTACGAAATGAAAATTTAATCATTGTATTAATAAGAAAGTGGGCCGAAGAAAAGAGATGAGAAAATTAATTGGATATGTTGGAACAAAAGATTTACAGGAAGTCACAGTGTCTGACATCAAAAACCTGGACGTAATAAATATTGCATTCGGTGTAATTCAGGACGGAGAAGTGAGGTGGGAACATCCGGAGTGCAAACGGTTCTTATCGCAGATCAGGCTGGAAAATCCAAATCTTAAAATTCTTCTGTCAGTAGGGGGATGGGGTGCATCCGGTTTTTCAGATGCTTCCATGACACAAAATGGCAGAGAAAAGCTGGTTAGATCCGCGGTGAACATTGTACAAAATTATTCTCTGGATGGTATTGATATCGACTGGGAATATCCTTGCATACGAGTAGGAGGAATTGACGGTGACAGCAGAGACAAAGAGAATTTTACTCTTCTGATGAAAGAGTTCAGACTTGTGCTCGATCAAAAGAAAGACCGGTCATATTTTTTGTCGATTGCGGCAGGCGGAGATGAGTACTTCACCTTGTGCACACAGATGGATCAGGTGCAGCAGTATTTGGATTATGTACAGCTGATGACCTATGATCTAAAAGGAGGGTTCACAATTTTGACCGGTCACCATGCTGGTCTGTATTCGAATCAAGTCGATCTGTTCCCATCCAGTGCTGACCGGGCAGTCCAGTGCTTTGTTCAGGCGGGGGTTCCAATAGAGAAACTCGTGCTTGGTGCGGCTTTCTATTCCAGAGAATGGAAAGAAGTACCGGATATCGATCATGGTTTTAATCAGATGGCACAGACAGTGGGAAACTATGGTCCACCATATCATACCCTTGTCAATGATTATATCAATAAAAATGGTTATATAAAATATTGGGATGAAGAGGCCATGGCTCCTTATCTGTATAATGGAGAAACATTTATCAGTTATGATGATAAAGAGTCATTGGCCTGCAAGGCGGATTATGTGAGAAGTAAGAACTTATATGGGATCATGTATTGGGAGTATGGCTGTGATGAAACACATACACTAACCGGATGGCTTCGTAAAAAACTAGATAGTTGAAAAGAACAGCTTGTAATCAGCTTGCAATAATGTTACCTTAATAATAATAAAACGGAAAATGAATTTTCAGGAGGCATACATATGTGGTTTATCGATAAGAGAATACAAGTGATATGCAATGAATTAAAGAAACTTTGCGTTGTATCTACGTCACCTGTTGAGAACATTCAATATAAAAAGGGACGTTTTTTTTATCCTGGTGAAGCAGAAACTGATGAACAGCCGTGGAGACCTTTTTCCCAGGGAGTGACAAGATGGTATGGACCCGATGCGCATTACTGGTTTCGTACCGTATATAAGGTCCCAGAGGGTCTGAGTCAAAAGACACTACGTCTTCATGTGAAAACCCAGATTGAAGAATGGGATGATGGTAAAAATCCACAGTTTTTACTCTTCGTAAATGACAAGGCTTTACAGGGCCTGGATATGAATCACAGAATTGTACAACTTGACGCGCATGCCAATGCCGGAGATATCTGGAATCTAGATTTGCAGGGATATACCGGAACACTTCATTCTGAATTCGATTTGATCATGGAAATGCAGCAAGTAGATCTGAAAATTGAAAAATTATATTATGATCTTCTCGTCCCGCTGCAGGCATTATCACGTATGGATCCGGATGATAAAGTAAGATTTGACATCCAGACGGTCCTTAATGAAGCTGTAAATATGATCGATCTTCGAACTCCTTACAATGACAGTTTTTATGAGAGTGTAACAAAGGCCGACAATTATTTGGAAAAGGCCCTCTATGAAGACATGGGCGGTTATGACGAAGTGATAGCTACCTGTATTGGACATACACATATAGATGTAGCCTGGTGGTGGACGGTTGAACAGACAAGAGAAAAGGTTGCCAGAAGCTTTTCCACAGTCCTCAAATTG comes from the Blautia liquoris genome and includes:
- a CDS encoding cell division protein SepF → MSVLDKFLDAIRLNDDYDDEDEFFDDDIEEDFEDEKPKKRFFRTLDDDDDLEDDFVKPKKKTTVSHHETKTASPSSRQSMPKQSRSVQPKSSAKVTPMRKKQGGSGMEVCVIKPNSMEDTREIADTLLANCTVVLNVEGIDVEVAQRIIDFSSGSCYSINGSLQKVSSYIFILTPEDVEISGDIQDILNDAFELPSIRTEF
- a CDS encoding YlmH/Sll1252 family protein — protein: MMDKGLQIKKRLEELADTAYQRSIVTFTEFMDLEEQHMLHSVNWRDYGVTASLFGGYDMAERQMAAFLPDALVFEWKYPFVCVKIFPESIKFSETIGHRDFLGAILNLGITRNRLGDLIVRDNCGYVFAEEKIAHFLCSELTRVKHTLVTAEICESVTSFPGPDEKEIKGSVASLRLDSMIALVFGGSRTSIVPYIENGKVFVNGKMIVSNGNLLKNNDIVSVRGLGKFRFGQVLHHTKKGRNLVVVYRYQ
- the aroB gene encoding 3-dehydroquinate synthase; translated protein: MKSMTVQTNHIKGNGRYDIVWEDSFSELMGQIKKLHLKADKYCIVADSKVARVYLDKVKEILEKEGLYVTTFVFPEGESSKNLQTIQNIYTHLIGEHFDRKDILVALGGGVTGDLTGYAAATYLRGIDFISIPTTLLAQVDSSIGGKTGVDFEQYKNMVGAFYNPRLVYMNLSTLNTLSNRQFACGMGEVLKTGLLGDDDLYIWTINHMYEIEERDHEVVQELIRRCCEIKKHVVEQDPEEEGMRAVLNLGHTIGHAIEKLKDFDLTHGECVALGTVCAAEISHKRGYLSTEEFYEIRDMNVGFNLPITVDGINPNDILEVSRKDKKVEHGLRRFILLKSIGNAVIDDTVTDEEMLEAFEFINGDRIDAE
- the lspA gene encoding signal peptidase II, with amino-acid sequence MNLLMEIELMQSKKKNCMYIIIAILAIAALLGFDQWTKHLAVVYLKDKPNIVLIQGVLELEYLENRGAAFGILQNQQWLFAILTVLFLGISFYVFWKVPKTSRYMPIFCVFIVLASGAIGNFIDRLREKYVVDFIYFNLINFPIFNVADIYLTLSVVTIFILILFVYKDEDYDMIFGKRSKDGV
- a CDS encoding RluA family pseudouridine synthase, whose translation is MEFNELNFEIKDEDALQRVDQYLSGQLSDYSRSFLNRLVKEQNVLVDGKCVKPSYQVHGGENVKITLPAKKNTKPQPEDIPLDILFEDRDVIVVNKPKGMVVHPAPGNYSHTLVNALLFHCGDQLATNDEMRPGIVHRIDKDTTGALVICKNDTAFASLSAQLAAHTITRRYRAICCGELTEEGGTIEGNIGRNPHDRLKMASGLPQGKPAVTHYRVLERFHGYSYIECRLETGRTHQIRVHMASIHHPILGDEVYGPKKNMFKHLQGQTLHAMILGFHHPLSGEYMEFTAPLPEYFTDLLKKMKNVL
- a CDS encoding cytidylate kinase-like family protein, which codes for MRTIITIGRQYGSGGHQIGKILSDEYGIGYYDKELLDRAAKESGIGKELFENQDEKPTSSFLYSLVMDTYSFGLGASPLSDMPLNQKVFLAQFNAIRKIADEGACVMIGRCSDYALAENPNLLSIYIHADMQTRIRRIAAKYDLTDAKAKERIQKTDKKRASYYNYYTSKRWGDADSYHLTLDSGILGIQGCVDTIKKVVEWKEKSDIDKQMIYDATKY
- a CDS encoding kinase gives rise to the protein MKRLSKIQKMLKGKNISYTYSEEDGCGSVDFLHRGLPYHIWEYADETTPCGVETNVFHAGRTEEIEGDYEDILINEIKSW
- a CDS encoding LacI family DNA-binding transcriptional regulator encodes the protein MKKVKLQDIADSLGVSRTTVWKVFSDKEGVSDELKDKIISRALEMDYSLPEGIDRPDKSKKESSDAPLNIALAVSRPESSIFWMRIIHQIAKEFSKQNINLVYTYLPSKINENYILPASLSNGNTQGMIIMNVYNVKLLKLLSTCDIPKVFFDTAVSVPTSELNGDVILMENYNSVFKLTKHLIDKGIKTFGFIGDINYAKSNHERYEGFLGALDDHNLALDHTLTLTGSIGEDTYKEEIELFLDTLSSIPQAFVCASDYVACLLISSLRKRNIRVPHDILVTGFDDNIESPIAENITTVHVYNQNIGMRLAMQILYRIKYPNMPYELSYIETKVIYRNSSDD